In the genome of Treponema pedis, one region contains:
- the yidD gene encoding membrane protein insertion efficiency factor YidD, which translates to MKKLLQRFLCACIIFYRKAVSPHFPSCCRYYPTCSEYALESIKKYGPFKGFAMAISRILRCNPFHKGGYDPVP; encoded by the coding sequence ATGAAAAAACTTTTGCAAAGGTTTTTATGTGCTTGTATTATCTTTTATAGGAAAGCCGTTTCTCCTCATTTTCCTTCTTGTTGCAGATATTATCCCACCTGCTCGGAGTATGCTCTTGAAAGCATAAAAAAATACGGTCCGTTTAAAGGGTTTGCGATGGCAATATCCCGAATTTTACGATGTAACCCCTTTCACAAAGGCGGTTACGACCCTGTCCCGTAA
- the rnpA gene encoding ribonuclease P protein component, with the protein MDNFTFPREERLRSKAAIKHVFSKGVKITCRGAALFIVPNGLEYNRFLCTFKRGFGTAVERNKARRISKEAYRKIKPQLKTGKDFVLLVFSSKDGYFERFNQLVYLFTKAEMYKM; encoded by the coding sequence GTGGATAATTTCACATTTCCAAGAGAGGAACGTCTTCGCTCCAAAGCAGCTATAAAACACGTTTTCAGTAAGGGTGTAAAAATAACTTGCCGCGGAGCCGCTTTGTTTATTGTGCCGAACGGGTTGGAGTATAACAGGTTTTTATGTACTTTTAAGAGGGGGTTCGGTACCGCCGTAGAGCGGAACAAGGCCCGCAGAATTTCAAAAGAAGCGTATAGAAAGATTAAACCGCAGCTTAAAACCGGCAAAGATTTTGTTTTGCTGGTGTTTTCATCAAAAGACGGTTATTTTGAACGTTTTAATCAATTGGTTTATCTTTTTACCAAGGCGGAAATGTATAAGATGTGA
- the rpmH gene encoding 50S ribosomal protein L34: MKRTYQPSKMKRVRRFGFRALMKTKGGRAILSSRRAKGRRKLSASDEKKPF; the protein is encoded by the coding sequence ATGAAACGGACATATCAACCAAGTAAAATGAAGCGCGTAAGACGTTTCGGATTTCGTGCGCTTATGAAAACAAAGGGCGGAAGGGCTATTTTAAGCAGCCGCAGAGCAAAGGGCAGACGAAAGCTTTCAGCTTCCGACGAAAAGAAACCGTTTTAA
- the jag gene encoding RNA-binding cell elongation regulator Jag/EloR has translation MTYEFEAKTEREAIELAVAELGLEKDQFDVEILEIQKNSLFKKGHAKIRVHVDEALRKDVVAGGNERLSESESESMQAAPEDISAGAEKTRIFIETVVQKMGYDCKTVTLSADKKHFAYRIESKDAAVLIGKKGKSLDSIQLLANVYASTIGCSHARISVDCESYRVRREELLVRMAYDTADRVRMSKRSQLLEPLNPYERRIIHTTLNAIHDIETKSEGNGLYKQVRVLYKGF, from the coding sequence ATGACTTATGAATTTGAAGCTAAGACCGAAAGAGAAGCTATAGAGCTTGCCGTAGCCGAATTAGGTCTTGAAAAGGATCAGTTTGATGTTGAAATCTTGGAAATTCAAAAGAATTCCCTGTTTAAAAAAGGACATGCAAAAATCCGCGTACATGTAGATGAAGCTTTACGAAAAGATGTTGTTGCAGGCGGGAATGAAAGGCTGTCCGAATCCGAGTCGGAGTCAATGCAGGCTGCACCTGAAGATATTAGTGCAGGCGCCGAAAAAACACGTATTTTTATCGAAACTGTTGTACAAAAAATGGGATATGATTGTAAAACCGTAACCCTTTCGGCTGATAAAAAACATTTTGCCTATAGGATAGAATCTAAAGATGCCGCGGTGTTAATCGGTAAAAAAGGGAAAAGTTTGGATTCCATTCAGCTTTTAGCCAATGTTTATGCTTCTACGATAGGCTGTTCTCATGCAAGAATTTCGGTTGACTGCGAAAGTTACAGAGTACGGCGGGAAGAGCTTCTCGTTCGTATGGCTTACGATACTGCCGACAGGGTGCGCATGTCGAAGCGTTCCCAATTATTGGAGCCTCTTAATCCTTATGAAAGACGTATTATTCATACAACTTTAAACGCCATTCACGATATTGAAACTAAAAGCGAGGGAAACGGTTTATATAAACAGGTGCGGGTGCTTTATAAAGGATTTTAA
- a CDS encoding YjiH family protein has product MDDVKKEKFSILQILKFVVPSVVGVLLLMTPFKLDGASTVMVSVISKLLNKGINSVVPIYILVLIAITVSCLLTLIYKIAKPSFIENNELLKRICNVSYFWVIARFAGLALALMTAFKLGPEIIYSENTGGLILYDLIGGLFTIFLTAGFILPFLIEFGLLEYVGVFLTAVMRPIFRLPGRSAIDCMASWIGDGTIGVALTNKQYEEGYYSAREAAVIATTFSAVSITFCLVVLQNVGLTDYFAQYYLTVSVAGVVAAIIVPRIPPLSLKKDTYLKMQPNAKTEIIPPGFSRHQWGLHLAVKKAETNGNPVQFLKNGTKTVLDLWLGVVPIIMAAGTLALILSEATPVFTWLGKPFEPIFNLLRVPEAAAASSTMVVGFADMVVPSILGASIQSPMTRFIVAAVSVTQLLYMSETGAVILGSKLPVNLSDLFIIFLERTIITIPVVVVMAHLFF; this is encoded by the coding sequence TATGGTATCGGTTATTTCAAAACTGCTTAATAAAGGAATAAATTCGGTTGTGCCGATTTATATCCTCGTGTTGATTGCCATAACGGTTTCGTGTTTGCTTACGCTTATTTATAAAATTGCAAAGCCTTCTTTTATCGAAAATAATGAATTATTAAAGAGGATTTGTAATGTATCTTATTTTTGGGTTATAGCCCGTTTTGCCGGTCTTGCGCTGGCTTTAATGACGGCATTTAAGCTCGGCCCTGAAATTATTTATAGTGAAAATACGGGCGGACTTATTTTGTACGATTTAATCGGAGGCTTATTTACTATATTTTTAACGGCGGGTTTTATTTTGCCTTTTTTAATAGAATTCGGTTTGTTGGAGTATGTAGGTGTATTTTTAACTGCGGTTATGCGCCCGATTTTCCGTTTGCCGGGACGTTCGGCGATAGACTGTATGGCTTCCTGGATAGGGGACGGAACTATAGGCGTAGCCCTTACCAATAAACAGTATGAAGAAGGATATTACAGTGCAAGAGAAGCTGCGGTTATTGCCACAACCTTTTCCGCCGTTTCCATTACCTTTTGTTTGGTTGTTCTTCAAAATGTAGGCCTTACGGATTATTTTGCACAGTATTATTTGACGGTAAGTGTTGCGGGTGTCGTAGCTGCAATTATAGTGCCGCGTATTCCGCCGCTTTCTTTAAAAAAAGATACATATTTAAAAATGCAGCCCAATGCGAAAACCGAAATAATTCCTCCGGGATTTTCAAGGCACCAATGGGGGCTTCATCTTGCGGTAAAAAAGGCTGAAACAAACGGGAATCCCGTTCAGTTTTTAAAAAACGGAACAAAAACCGTGCTTGATTTGTGGTTGGGTGTTGTTCCCATTATTATGGCTGCGGGAACGCTTGCTTTGATTTTATCGGAGGCGACTCCGGTATTTACTTGGCTTGGAAAACCGTTTGAGCCTATTTTTAATTTGTTAAGGGTTCCGGAAGCGGCTGCCGCAAGTTCCACTATGGTTGTAGGTTTTGCCGATATGGTTGTTCCTTCGATTTTAGGGGCAAGTATTCAATCGCCTATGACCCGCTTTATAGTTGCCGCCGTTTCGGTAACTCAGCTTTTATATATGTCCGAAACCGGAGCCGTTATTTTAGGTTCAAAACTTCCCGTAAATTTATCCGATTTGTTTATTATCTTTTTGGAAAGAACGATTATTACAATTCCGGTAGTTGTAGTAATGGCTCATTTATTCTTTTAA
- the yidC gene encoding membrane protein insertase YidC, which produces MKKNTVLAIVLSMIVFGVWMYIQQKYFPVENTMQSKPAVTENTEVPKNTFVQSESNEISAVTASENADESLREETYTVETDLIRAVFTNKGGDIVSYKLKEHASAGSEERVEMIENTRGSERALSLAFGGAESAPINFLFHVKQETLPDGKKQIGFFRDITVENKADGSSSVFTLAKRYTFIPGDYMFSLEITIDGKDGMKGLSFGDEAYTLRTAPQIGPEWNQSQDKNEYRYFSYFANGKKYEERGISAGKQKTITDLASWTAVSGKYFTFIVIPDNPIKKMTFSGFKAENNAVQNSQIFISRQPVAGNAANDLYRVYIGPCSEKLLNTYNSALTNNYGFNNLRIDEVASSGGFLYPLEWLLKKAMELLYKFIPNWGVAVILLTILLKIVFFPLTKKSSEATKKMQEMQPQIAEIQNKYKNNPQRMNAEMAKLYKEAGHNPLSGCLPMLIQIPFWFAMYRLFNNYFEFRGASFIPGWIPDLSLGDSILKFGFALPFLGWTDLRLLPVIYLVSQLLYGKLTQTPGQTQQNPSMKIMLYFMPLFLFFILYNAPSGLLLFWIFSNILMLLQQIIINKSMQAK; this is translated from the coding sequence TTGAAAAAGAATACCGTTTTGGCAATTGTTTTATCTATGATTGTTTTCGGCGTTTGGATGTATATTCAGCAAAAGTATTTTCCCGTAGAAAATACTATGCAGTCTAAGCCCGCCGTTACCGAAAATACCGAGGTTCCGAAAAATACCTTTGTTCAGTCTGAAAGTAATGAAATTTCCGCCGTAACCGCATCGGAAAATGCCGATGAGTCTTTACGTGAAGAAACATATACCGTAGAAACCGATTTAATCCGCGCCGTTTTTACAAATAAGGGCGGGGATATTGTATCTTACAAATTAAAAGAACACGCTTCCGCAGGCAGCGAAGAGCGCGTGGAAATGATTGAAAATACAAGAGGTTCGGAGCGTGCCTTATCTTTGGCTTTCGGAGGAGCTGAAAGCGCTCCGATTAATTTCCTGTTTCATGTAAAACAGGAAACGCTTCCGGACGGAAAAAAGCAAATCGGATTTTTCCGCGATATAACGGTGGAAAATAAAGCTGACGGCAGTTCTTCCGTTTTTACTTTGGCAAAACGCTATACTTTTATTCCCGGAGACTATATGTTTTCTCTCGAGATAACTATTGACGGAAAAGACGGAATGAAGGGGCTTTCTTTCGGCGATGAGGCTTATACTTTAAGAACTGCGCCTCAAATAGGGCCTGAATGGAATCAGAGTCAGGATAAAAATGAATACCGTTATTTTTCTTATTTTGCAAACGGTAAAAAATATGAGGAAAGGGGAATTTCGGCCGGAAAACAAAAGACAATTACCGATTTGGCTTCGTGGACTGCCGTTTCGGGAAAGTATTTTACTTTTATCGTAATTCCCGACAATCCGATTAAAAAAATGACATTCTCCGGGTTTAAGGCGGAAAATAATGCCGTTCAAAACTCACAAATATTTATTTCGCGTCAACCCGTTGCGGGAAACGCCGCCAACGATTTATATCGAGTTTATATAGGCCCCTGCTCCGAAAAATTGCTTAATACATATAATTCGGCTTTAACGAATAATTACGGGTTTAACAATTTACGAATTGATGAAGTTGCTTCTTCAGGCGGCTTTTTATATCCTCTTGAATGGCTCTTAAAAAAAGCGATGGAATTATTGTATAAATTTATTCCGAACTGGGGTGTTGCGGTTATTCTTCTTACAATTTTATTGAAGATAGTATTTTTTCCGCTTACGAAAAAAAGTTCCGAAGCGACGAAAAAAATGCAGGAAATGCAGCCTCAAATTGCCGAAATTCAAAATAAGTATAAAAATAATCCCCAAAGAATGAATGCGGAAATGGCAAAACTTTATAAAGAAGCGGGACATAATCCGCTTTCGGGCTGTTTGCCAATGCTTATCCAAATCCCGTTTTGGTTTGCCATGTACAGATTATTTAATAACTATTTTGAATTTAGAGGTGCGAGTTTTATTCCGGGCTGGATTCCCGATTTATCCTTAGGCGACAGTATTTTAAAATTCGGGTTTGCTCTTCCGTTTTTGGGCTGGACCGATTTAAGGCTCTTACCCGTAATTTATTTGGTTTCCCAGCTTTTATACGGTAAATTGACGCAAACTCCGGGGCAAACTCAGCAAAACCCTTCAATGAAGATAATGCTTTATTTTATGCCTCTGTTTTTATTCTTTATTCTTTATAATGCGCCGTCGGGCTTGTTGTTGTTTTGGATTTTCTCCAATATTTTGATGTTATTGCAGCAGATTATTATCAATAAATCGATGCAGGCAAAATAA